The proteins below come from a single Rhizobium rhizoryzae genomic window:
- the fdxA gene encoding ferredoxin, producing MAYVITSPCIDVKDGACTAACPVDCIYEGGRMFYIHPDECINCGLCLSICPVDAIAWDEEIKADARDFIEINREFFSASVSGLGSPGGWEKVMLPVDHPAIASFEKLSA from the coding sequence ATGGCCTATGTCATCACCAGTCCCTGCATCGATGTGAAGGACGGAGCCTGCACCGCGGCCTGTCCAGTCGATTGTATCTACGAGGGCGGGCGAATGTTCTACATTCACCCGGATGAATGCATCAATTGCGGCCTTTGCCTGTCGATCTGTCCCGTTGATGCAATTGCCTGGGATGAGGAGATCAAAGCCGATGCCCGAGACTTCATCGAGATCAACAGGGAATTCTTCTCGGCGAGCGTCAGCGGCCTCGGCTCTCCGGGCGGCTGGGAAAAGGTAATGCTGCCCGTCGATCATCCCGCCATCGCATCATTCGAGAAGCTATCCGCTTAA
- a CDS encoding MarR family winged helix-turn-helix transcriptional regulator produces MTKGAITKLADSLTARGYLIRLTDPTDRRTQILNITQKAFDILPALAALADENSEESFGDLHQTEREMLAQLQKKDRRGIWNNHPTLPPSFIQF; encoded by the coding sequence ATGACCAAGGGGGCCATCACGAAGCTCGCGGATAGCCTTACCGCGCGCGGATATCTCATCCGGCTCACCGACCCGACTGACCGGCGAACCCAAATCCTGAACATCACGCAGAAGGCTTTTGACATCCTGCCGGCCCTGGCTGCGCTGGCTGACGAAAATTCTGAAGAATCGTTTGGGGATCTGCACCAGACTGAGCGGGAAATGCTCGCGCAACTGCAAAAAAAAGATCGTCGAGGGATATGGAATAACCACCCGACCTTGCCCCCAAGTTTTATTCAGTTTTGA
- a CDS encoding vWA domain-containing protein, whose amino-acid sequence MTAILVPLVFGVAGFGIDATHAFAEKNRLQALADAAALAAATAMADQGNMSSEEAEALGLNAFVSQTLATEPAKTAAQKAEDEKKLKDSTTFAVSTTTSGNSETYDVRMTSTYNLSLNGMSALLGFNNFRISVESQASSGRQGNALSMYLALDESGSMAWDTTTVDPVAPTKKVKKQRKERYPCPGNETQMCERTVDEWVDATNYITKIASLKAAAGVMFDELKKADPNSSLLRLGASSYDDKTKTEQRIEWGSSDVARYVNKISEKPDGGTDASGALTNALTALGRTNQTEKNAHDAKKNKNFERFIVFMTDGEMTGSTGVWNKSIDDKVRGICDQAKADGIKIYAIAFMAPAKGKTLLEACSSGAADYYYEPTTMNQLVQTFGEIARKAAKTGTRLTN is encoded by the coding sequence ATGACCGCAATTCTGGTGCCTCTTGTATTTGGAGTTGCCGGCTTTGGCATAGATGCAACGCACGCATTTGCTGAAAAGAACCGATTGCAGGCTCTGGCAGATGCTGCTGCTCTTGCTGCCGCAACCGCGATGGCTGATCAGGGAAACATGAGCTCTGAGGAAGCTGAAGCACTTGGACTCAATGCATTTGTTTCGCAGACCTTGGCAACCGAGCCTGCAAAGACAGCAGCCCAGAAAGCGGAAGACGAGAAGAAGCTGAAGGACAGCACCACGTTCGCAGTCAGCACAACAACCTCAGGAAACTCAGAAACGTACGACGTCCGGATGACATCAACCTATAATCTCTCCCTGAATGGCATGAGTGCACTTCTGGGCTTCAATAATTTCAGGATTTCGGTTGAAAGCCAGGCCTCCAGCGGCCGACAGGGAAATGCATTGTCGATGTATCTTGCACTGGATGAGTCAGGATCGATGGCTTGGGACACGACGACTGTCGATCCCGTCGCGCCTACAAAGAAAGTTAAAAAGCAGCGCAAAGAGAGATACCCGTGTCCTGGCAATGAGACACAGATGTGTGAGCGCACGGTTGATGAATGGGTTGATGCTACCAATTACATTACCAAAATCGCTTCGCTTAAAGCAGCCGCCGGTGTGATGTTTGATGAGCTCAAGAAGGCTGACCCCAACAGCAGCCTGTTGCGTCTCGGTGCCTCGTCTTACGATGACAAGACAAAGACCGAGCAGCGCATTGAGTGGGGCAGCAGCGACGTTGCCCGATACGTAAACAAGATATCCGAAAAGCCAGACGGTGGAACGGACGCGAGTGGTGCGTTAACCAATGCGTTGACAGCGTTGGGTCGGACCAACCAGACGGAGAAAAACGCTCATGACGCGAAGAAGAATAAGAATTTCGAGCGTTTCATCGTCTTCATGACGGATGGAGAGATGACGGGGAGCACGGGTGTCTGGAACAAGTCAATTGATGACAAGGTGCGTGGAATTTGCGATCAGGCGAAGGCCGATGGCATCAAGATTTATGCAATCGCTTTCATGGCACCTGCCAAAGGAAAGACGCTTCTGGAGGCCTGTTCAAGTGGGGCCGCAGACTACTACTACGAGCCCACGACAATGAATCAACTCGTCCAGACCTTCGGTGAAATAGCGCGCAAGGCTGCCAAAACAGGCACCCGATTGACCAATTAA
- a CDS encoding response regulator → MVHGLAQPLGGGIRIFSKLGLGTNVELWLPEAAGSPLQPLTIRRGGPSSPIHRGKTLLVDDEEVVRIHTAHMLDEIGFEVIEASSAEAALAALDNLSDLTLLVTDHLMPGMDGVELSKRVQALRPTLPCLIISGYADVERVAPDLQRLNKPFKVEVLQRMLAEMNLATQ, encoded by the coding sequence ATGGTGCATGGTCTTGCCCAACCGCTTGGTGGCGGCATCCGGATTTTTAGCAAATTGGGATTAGGCACAAATGTTGAGCTTTGGCTGCCAGAGGCGGCTGGTTCTCCTCTTCAACCTCTGACAATACGGAGGGGCGGCCCGTCATCCCCCATCCACCGGGGAAAGACGCTGCTCGTCGATGACGAAGAGGTTGTTCGCATCCATACAGCACACATGCTTGATGAGATTGGCTTCGAAGTTATTGAAGCATCCAGTGCGGAGGCTGCTCTTGCAGCGCTCGATAACCTGTCTGATCTGACGCTGCTTGTGACGGATCATCTGATGCCGGGTATGGATGGAGTGGAACTGAGCAAGCGCGTTCAGGCCCTTCGCCCCACCCTTCCATGCCTGATAATCTCGGGCTATGCAGACGTTGAAAGGGTGGCCCCGGATCTGCAAAGACTAAATAAGCCGTTCAAAGTCGAAGTGCTCCAGCGGATGCTCGCGGAGATGAACCTTGCCACACAATGA
- a CDS encoding diguanylate cyclase, translated as MTLAVRFDVGVIFDLRLAIIESAAVFGGPGPAFIAALIAAAFRVYLGGAGALPGLIAIGIVFTCGVLLWFIARSKPMSDSPSILSAAVLAGALSISVLAILPQYDFERAVKQMGVPIVLLNFAATAAIGFFLSHFRKFTLERDILHAALTQAPDYHYVKDLHHRFVVVNQNVAHHNGRASPSEMVGLTDRDLAPSERADQLMADEANVLRTGRPLDHFEEYLIEEGKPPRWYSTSKVPLRNRDGELVGLAGATVDITEKKLLEQELSASRNMMATAMAEMSDGFAMFGPNGRIVFCNERYKALFPKSGYARKPGAHILDILKVTARSGERNDLPSDVDDHQIKITAEKLFTDKDEIFQLADGRWLSLRTRATDENYVLALVSDITSVKESELSFKSFAEQMKGLAETDALTGLANRRSFDESLLREFETAAISGRPLSTILIDVDRFKAFNDRYGHMAGDACLKSVSAALASVARRSGDLVCRFGGEEFAILLPDTDLKTALILAEKVRTSIARLGIPHEESEHAVVTASFGVAVFTKGSTVSHPTELVARADLALYQAKDQGRDRVTFIKEGEDILMRQFSAFNDHAQ; from the coding sequence ATGACCCTTGCCGTACGGTTTGACGTCGGGGTGATTTTTGATCTTCGCCTCGCGATCATTGAATCGGCTGCTGTCTTCGGTGGGCCCGGACCCGCATTTATCGCCGCTCTCATAGCCGCTGCTTTTAGAGTTTATCTTGGGGGCGCGGGAGCTCTTCCTGGATTGATCGCGATCGGTATCGTCTTCACGTGTGGTGTTTTGCTGTGGTTCATCGCCAGATCGAAACCGATGAGTGATTCGCCTTCAATCCTCAGTGCAGCAGTTCTTGCAGGTGCACTGTCAATCTCTGTTCTTGCAATATTGCCTCAGTATGACTTCGAGCGAGCTGTCAAACAGATGGGGGTTCCAATTGTCCTTTTAAATTTCGCGGCAACGGCAGCGATCGGCTTCTTTCTATCCCATTTTCGAAAGTTCACGCTTGAGCGCGATATCTTGCATGCGGCTTTGACCCAGGCTCCCGACTATCACTATGTCAAGGATCTTCATCACCGGTTTGTGGTGGTCAACCAGAACGTGGCTCACCATAATGGTCGAGCAAGCCCGTCCGAAATGGTAGGGCTAACCGATAGAGACCTGGCCCCGAGTGAACGTGCAGACCAGCTAATGGCCGACGAGGCAAACGTACTAAGAACAGGTAGACCCCTTGACCATTTTGAAGAATACCTGATCGAGGAGGGTAAGCCACCTCGCTGGTATTCGACGTCAAAGGTTCCGTTGCGCAATCGGGATGGAGAACTTGTCGGGCTAGCGGGGGCAACGGTGGATATTACCGAGAAGAAGCTTCTGGAGCAGGAGCTTTCCGCGAGCCGAAACATGATGGCAACTGCGATGGCAGAAATGTCAGACGGGTTTGCAATGTTCGGGCCAAACGGGCGAATTGTCTTTTGCAATGAGAGGTACAAGGCACTGTTCCCGAAATCCGGATATGCTCGCAAACCAGGTGCGCATATCCTCGATATTCTCAAAGTCACCGCTCGTAGTGGCGAACGAAACGATCTGCCATCGGATGTGGACGATCACCAGATAAAAATAACGGCGGAGAAGTTGTTCACAGACAAGGATGAAATCTTCCAGCTTGCAGATGGACGCTGGCTTTCCCTCAGAACCAGAGCAACAGACGAAAATTACGTGTTGGCACTCGTGTCCGACATCACCTCAGTCAAAGAATCTGAGCTGTCGTTTAAAAGTTTTGCCGAGCAGATGAAAGGATTGGCAGAAACCGATGCATTGACGGGGCTGGCCAATCGTCGATCTTTCGATGAAAGCTTGTTGCGAGAGTTTGAAACAGCAGCAATCTCAGGTCGACCATTGTCAACGATCCTGATTGATGTCGACAGGTTCAAGGCCTTCAACGACCGATATGGCCATATGGCGGGAGACGCCTGCCTAAAGTCTGTGTCTGCAGCGCTTGCTAGCGTAGCGCGACGGTCTGGTGACCTTGTCTGCCGGTTTGGCGGCGAAGAGTTTGCAATTCTTCTGCCGGATACTGATCTTAAAACTGCGCTAATCTTGGCTGAAAAGGTGCGCACATCAATTGCTCGACTCGGCATTCCGCATGAAGAAAGCGAACACGCTGTGGTCACCGCAAGCTTTGGTGTCGCAGTTTTTACGAAAGGGTCAACCGTAAGTCACCCGACTGAGCTGGTGGCGCGGGCTGATCTCGCGCTTTACCAGGCGAAGGATCAAGGGCGGGATCGAGTGACGTTCATTAAGGAGGGTGAGGATATCCTAATGCGTCAGTTCTCCGCGTTCAATGACCATGCCCAATGA
- a CDS encoding methyl-accepting chemotaxis protein — MASLGRLREFAGRGVISILWVNVLLILAREFFGSEAIDWVPVLAAIAVAIPSTIAWYKDPVGPTTRLMAATANAASVALIVYSFRGSPLQIDAHMYFFASLAICATLIDWRAIMAYAALVACHHLFLYFIMPLAVFPTASDVSRVMLHAVVLIAQTLVLIPLTLALSKAFESADDAVRQAVAAQKQAENAALLIETATAEADAERQSREAEKSKEAAKIAAAVDVLGDALRQLSSGNLSYRINQALSDDLDELRMLYNSSMQGLEAVIAQANDVIAQINVGSRQINETNHDLSVRSERQAATIEETSGALSHLTDAVASTARLAHDVSATLQKATDGANRSGVVVNDAIEAMGKIAGSSSQIANIIGVIDEIAFQTNLLALNAGVEAARAGEAGKGFAVVATEVRELAQRSAQAAKEIKTLINASGDQVSSGVDLVNNAGNALEAIIAEITSIGNAVAQITTNTTDQASGLSAIDHAISGFGRDTQQNAAIVEESSAAMMSLATEAEALQQLMARFMIPSSRAAPQSTKAA, encoded by the coding sequence ATGGCTTCTTTGGGAAGACTTCGTGAGTTTGCCGGCCGCGGCGTAATTTCAATACTTTGGGTCAATGTGCTTCTGATCTTAGCACGGGAGTTTTTCGGATCGGAAGCCATCGATTGGGTGCCTGTTCTTGCAGCAATTGCCGTTGCGATTCCCTCGACAATCGCTTGGTACAAGGACCCGGTGGGGCCGACAACGCGCCTGATGGCAGCAACGGCAAACGCTGCCAGTGTAGCGCTAATTGTGTATTCCTTCCGCGGTTCGCCCCTGCAGATTGACGCGCATATGTACTTCTTTGCCTCACTGGCCATATGTGCAACTTTGATTGATTGGCGTGCGATCATGGCATATGCGGCACTTGTGGCATGCCATCATCTCTTTCTCTACTTCATCATGCCACTGGCAGTGTTCCCAACGGCGTCGGACGTTTCTCGCGTCATGCTCCACGCCGTCGTGCTGATCGCGCAGACACTCGTCCTCATACCCTTGACGCTTGCCCTTTCGAAAGCTTTCGAGTCGGCTGACGATGCCGTAAGGCAGGCGGTGGCCGCACAAAAACAGGCAGAGAATGCAGCCCTCTTGATTGAGACGGCCACTGCAGAGGCAGACGCAGAGCGCCAATCGCGGGAAGCAGAGAAGAGTAAAGAAGCAGCAAAAATAGCCGCTGCTGTGGACGTATTGGGAGATGCACTTAGGCAGCTTTCTTCCGGCAATCTCTCATATCGAATCAATCAGGCCCTGTCAGACGATCTTGATGAACTTCGAATGTTGTATAACTCCTCAATGCAGGGGCTGGAGGCGGTTATTGCCCAGGCCAATGACGTCATCGCGCAAATCAATGTCGGTAGCCGCCAGATCAACGAAACGAACCATGATCTTTCTGTTCGTTCTGAACGTCAGGCAGCAACGATCGAAGAAACCTCCGGAGCCTTGTCACACTTGACGGATGCGGTGGCTTCAACTGCAAGACTTGCCCATGACGTCAGTGCGACGTTACAAAAAGCCACCGACGGTGCGAACCGATCCGGCGTCGTGGTCAACGATGCGATTGAAGCCATGGGCAAAATTGCGGGCTCCTCCAGCCAGATCGCCAACATAATTGGCGTCATCGACGAGATTGCTTTCCAGACAAATCTGCTTGCGTTGAACGCAGGCGTAGAAGCTGCACGCGCAGGGGAGGCAGGCAAGGGATTTGCAGTCGTGGCAACGGAAGTGCGCGAACTTGCTCAGCGCTCGGCTCAGGCAGCCAAGGAGATTAAGACCCTGATTAATGCTTCTGGTGATCAGGTGAGCTCAGGTGTCGATCTTGTCAACAATGCCGGCAACGCGCTGGAAGCCATCATTGCTGAAATAACCTCAATCGGAAATGCCGTTGCGCAGATCACCACCAATACCACCGACCAAGCAAGCGGTCTTTCGGCGATTGATCATGCAATATCGGGATTTGGGAGGGACACGCAACAAAATGCAGCAATCGTTGAAGAATCTTCGGCAGCCATGATGTCTTTGGCGACAGAAGCTGAAGCACTACAGCAACTCATGGCTAGGTTCATGATTCCTTCTTCGCGTGCCGCCCCTCAATCAACCAAGGCTGCCTGA